A single region of the Cynocephalus volans isolate mCynVol1 chromosome 12, mCynVol1.pri, whole genome shotgun sequence genome encodes:
- the GLS2 gene encoding glutaminase liver isoform, mitochondrial has translation MRCMKALQNALSGACRPGGWGHLSRSPLLGGGVRHHLSEAAAQDREKAHSHQPQHQDHDSSESGMLSRLGDLLFYTIAEEQERIPIHKFTTALKATGLQTSDPRLRDCMSQMRHMVQESSSGGLLDRNLFRKCVSSNIVLLTQAFRKKFVIPDFEEFTGHVDRIFENAKELTGGKVAAYIPQLAKSNPDLWGVSLCTVDGQRHSVGHTKIPFCLQSCVKPLTYAISISTLGTDYVHKFVGKEPSGLRYNKLSLNEEGIPHNPMVNAGAIVVSSLIKMDCNKAEKFDFVLQYLNKMAGNEYIGFSNATFQSEKETGDRNYAIGYYLKEKKCFPKGVDMMAALDLYFQLCSVEVTCESGSVMAATLANGGICPITGERVLSAEAVRNTLSLMHSCGMYDFSGQFAFHVGLPAKSAVSGAILLVVPNVMGMMCLSPPLDKLGNSQKGISFCQKLVSLFNFHNYDNLRHCARKLDPRREGGEVRNKTVVNLLFAAYSGDVSALRRFALSAMDMEQKDYDSRTALHVAAAEGHIEVVKFLIEACKVNPFVKDRWGNIPLDDAVQFNHLEVVKLLQDYQDSYTLSETQAKAAAEALSKENLESMV, from the exons ATGCGCTGCATGAAGGCTCTGCAGAATGCGTTGAGCGGGGCCTGCAGACCGGGAGGCTGGGGTCACCTAAGCCGGAGCCCCCTCCTTGGCGGGGGCGTCCGTCACCACCTCAGTGAGGCCGCGGCGCAGGACAGGGAGAAGGCTCACAGTCACCAGCCGCAGCACCAGGATCA TGATTCGTCAGAAAGTGGCATGCTGTCCCGTCTGGGTGATTTGCTCTTCTACACAATTGCTGAGGAACAGGAACGAATCCCTATCCACAAGTTCACTACA GCACTGAAGGCCACTGGACTGCAGACATCAGATCCCCGACTCCGGGACTGTATGAGCCAGATGCGCCACATGGTTCAAGAGtccagcagtggtggcctcttggACCGAAATCTCTTCCGAAA GTGTGTGAGCAGCAACATTGTGCTCCTGACCCAGGCATTCCGAAAGAAGTTTGTCATTCCTGATTTTGAGGAGTTCACAGGCCATGTGGATCGCATCTTTGAGAATGCCAAAGAGCTCACTGGAGGCAAA GTGGCGGCCTATATCCCTCAGTTGGCCAAGTCAAACCCAGACTTGTGGGGCGTATCCCTGTGCACTGTGGATGGTCAGCG GCACTCCGTGGGCCACACAAAGATCCCCTTTTGCCTGCAGTCCTGTGTGAAGCCCCTCACCTATGCCATCTCCATAAGCACCCTAGGCACTGACTATGTGCACAAGTTTGTGGGCAAAGAGCCCAGCGGCCTGCGCTACAACAAGCTCTCCCTCAATGAGGAAG GAATTCCCCATAACCCTATGGTCAATGCTGGTGCCATTGTTGTCAGCTCCCTAATCAAG ATGGACTGTAACAAAGCAGAGAAGTTTGATTTT gtGTTACAATATCTGAACAAAATGGCCGGGAATGAATACATAGGTTTCAGCAATGCCAC ATTCCAGTcagagaaggaaacaggggaTCGGAATTATGCCATTGGCTATTATCTCAAGGAAAAGAAG TGCTTTCCTAAGGGGGTGGACATGATGGCAGCTCTCGATCTCTATTTCCAG CTGTGCTCCGTGGAGGTCACCTGTGAATCAGGCAGTGTTATGGCAGCCACCCTCGCCAATGGTGGGATCTGCCCCATCACAGGCGAGAGAGTGCTGAGCGCTGAAGCAGTGCGCAACACCCTCAGCCTCATGCATTCCTGTGGCATGTATGACTTCTCTGGACAGTTTGCTTTCCAT gtgggcctgCCAGCCAAGTCAGCTGTGTCAGGAGCCATCCTCCTGGTGGTACCCAATGTCATGGGAATGATGTGTCTGTCACCTCCACTGGACAAGCTGGGGAACAGCCAAAAGGGCATCAGCTTCTGCCAG AAGTTGGTGTCTCTCTTCAATTTCCACAACTATGATAACCTGCGGCACTGTGCTCGAAAGTTAGACCCACGGCGTGAAGGGGGAGAAGTTCGG AACAAAACTGTGGTGAACCTGttatttgctgcctatagtggagaTGTGTCAGCTCTTCGAAG GTTTGCCTTGTCAGCCATGGACATGGAACAGAAAGACTATGACTCCCGCACAGCTCTGCATGTTGCTGCAGCTGAAG GACACATTGAAGTTGTTAAATTCCTGATTGAGGCTTGCAAAGTGAATCCTTTTGTCAAGGACAG GTGGGGCAACATTCCACTGGATGATGCTGTACAATTCAACCACCTGGAGGTGGTCAAACTGCTTCAAGATTACCAGGACTCCTACACACTCTCTGAAACACAGGCTAAGGCAGCAGCTGAAGCCCTATCTAAAGAGAACTTAGAGAGCATGGTGTGA
- the MIP gene encoding lens fiber major intrinsic protein encodes MWELRSASFWRAIFAEFFATLFYVFFGLGASLRWAPGPLQVLQVAMAFGLALATLVQAVGHISGAHVNPAVTFAFLVGSQMSLLRALCYMAAQLLGAVAGAAVLYSVTPPAVRGNLALNTLHPGVSVGQATTVEIFLTLQFVLCIFATYDERRNGRLGSVALAVGFSLTLGHLFGMYYTGAGMNPARSFAPAILTRNFTNHWVYWVGPIIGGGLGSLLYDFLLFPRLKSVSERLSILKGARPSDPNGQPEGTGEPVELKTQAL; translated from the exons ATGTGGGAACTGCGGTCAGCCTCCTTCTGGAGGGCCATATTCGCTGAGTTCTTTGCCACCCTCTTCTATGTCTTCTTTGGGCTGGGGGCCTCACTGCGTTGGGCCCCTGGACCCCTGCAAGTCCTGCAGGTGGCTATGGCCTTTGGCCTGGCCCTGGCTACACTGGTGCAGGCTGTGGGCCACATCAGTGGAGCCCATGTCAATCCTGCAGTCACTTTTGCCTTCCTTGTGGGCTCCCAGATGTCCCTGCTCCGTGCTCTCTGCTATATGGCAGCCCAGCTCCTGGGAGCTGTGGCAGGGGCCGCCGTGCTGTATAGTGTTACCCCGCCTGCCGTCCGAGGAAACCTAGCACTCAACACG CTGCACCCTGGAGTGAGCGTGGGCCAGGCCACCACGGTGGAGATCTTCCTGACACTCCAGTTCGTGCTCTGCATCTTTGCCACATACGACGAGAGGCGGAATGGCCGCCTGGGTTCCGTGGCCCTGGCTGTTGGCTTCTCCCTCACCCTGGGGCACCTCTTTGGG ATGTATTATACTGGTGCAGGCATGAATCCTGCCCGCTCCTTTGCTCCTGCCATTCTCACCCGGAACTTCACCAACCACTGG GTGTACTGGGTGGGCCCAATCATTGGAGGGGGTCTAGGCAGCCTCCTCTACgactttctcctcttcccccgaCTCAAGAGTGTTTCTGAGAGACTGTCTATCCTCAAGGGTGCCAGACCCAGTGACCCCAATGGACAACCAGAGGGCACAGGGGAACCTGTTGAACTGAAGACCCAGGCCCTGTAA
- the SPRYD4 gene encoding SPRY domain-containing protein 4: MALPFSWSLRLCRWGAKPLGLAAAVARRGVSFKLEEKTAHSSLALFRGDTGVKYGLVGLEPSKVALNVERFREWAVVLADTAVISGRHYWEVTVKRSQQFRIGVADVDMSRDSCIGVDDRSWVFTYAHRKWHTMLANEKAPIEGIGQPEKVGLLLEYEAQKLSLVDVSQVSVVQTLQTDFRGPVVPAFALWDGELLTHSGLEVPEGL, from the exons ATGGCGCTACCCTTTTCGTGGTCGTTGCGCTTGTGCCGTTGGGGAGCTAAACCATTGGGGCTTGCTGCCGCGGTAGCCCGGAGAG GCGTCAGTtttaaattggaagaaaaaacCGCCCACAGCAGCCTGGCACTCTTCAGAGGTGACACAGGTGTCAAATATGGCTTAGTGGGATTGGAACCCTCCAAGGTGGCCCTGAATGTGGAGCGCTTCCGGGAGTGGGCAGTGGTGCTGGCAGACACAGCGGTCATCAGTGGCAGACACTACTGGGAGGTGACGGTGAAGCGCTCCCAGCAGTTTCGGATAGGAGTGGCAGATGTGGACATGTCCCGGGATAGCTGCATTGGTGTTGATGATCGTTCCTGGGTGTTTACCTATGCCCACCGCAAATGGCACACCATGTTGGCCAACGAGAAAGCTCCAATTGAGGGTATTGGGCAGccagagaaggtggggctgctgctggAGTATGAGGCCCAGAAACTGAGCCTGGTAGATGTGAGCCAGGTTTCCGTGGTCCAGACACTACAGACAGATTTCCGGGGTCCAGTGGTGCCTGCCTTTGCTCTTTGGGATGGAGAGCTGCTGACCCACTCAGGGCTTGAGGTGCCAGAGGGCCTCTAG